From the genome of Nicotiana tabacum cultivar K326 chromosome 2, ASM71507v2, whole genome shotgun sequence:
GACGTGGACTCAGCTTTTGTAATTTTCCAGTTCGCGAAGCGATCCGTGCCTTCGCTTTACTTCGCTATTTTGTGCCTTCAGTTTTCTCCTTTTTCACGTCCGTCTTCGTGCCACGCACGAGATTGGACGAGCTCCCAATTCTTTCCATCTCTTCCTTTTTGTGTCAAATTGTCATCTTTTGATTATTTATGATCATCCAAACtcgttcctacacataaaaaatatataatgagCATATTTTACTTCAATAACCACAGTAATCTCCCGCGAGTCACACAAAAATTAATATGCAAATATActaaaaaaatatgcatttttcatcatttatcaagTATCCCTATTATCGATCTAAACTTTGAATACATCCTTAAAATATTCCACATAACAAGGAACATCTCAAGTGATCGGTTTTTAGTGTATACAATCATATATTAGAGTACAAATAACACTTATTAGCAGAAAGTCCGGTAGTTGTAAGAACAGAGAACCCACACGACTTTTCCTCTCAAAAGGTCTCACGTCATTTATTAAGAATATGCCTAAACTTAACACATAatgaatgaaagaaataaaactaGTGGAAGACCGCCAGTAATTCAATTGCGTTGAACTTACAGTGGCTCTTCTATCTTTTTTTCCTTTATAATTTCTGACTCGTTCTCTAGTTttttaagcaaaaaaaaaactttatatTAAAGTCGATAGGGGGCAAATGAAGAGAAACTTCATGCACCAATTGAAAGTTGAACTTCTCAGTTTGCAATTCCGTATAAGGAAATTAAGCTGACTCTGCATTAGCCTAAAACTGGTAAGTAATATCAATAAAGAAAACAGATAAGAAAAGAGGGTCTGATTTCAGAAACCATTATcagtctattatgaaattataGTTATTGACGTTGACGGACTAAGAGATTCATATATACGTGACTTCGTCTTGGTTTTGCAACTTTCCACGTTTTCATACTACATTTAGCTGTCAGATTTTTCGGGTACTTAAAATTAGTTGTTCATTGCACGATTAAAAGTCTAAGTTCTCCTTTTGCCAtagattttgtatttatttttaagaaaaaattaaaaatattatttgtttatgaaatataattatattttggcaaaaaaattaaaatattttcaagTTCCCCAAAACTGGTTTAAGgcatttttgggtgaaattttttcttctattcacaaaacttcaactattaaatataattattttttcaagtttcaatcaaatttaCGTCCAAATACTAGCTAACTGTTTGTTAGGTTCTCGCCaaataactttttttaaaaaaataagctCTTTCTAACCTTTATGTTTTTTGATGAGATAGTCACACGTATACTTCAACAATTGATGATACAAATTATATTATGCCTTTTGTCTTCTTcttgcttaatttattttatttatgcatGTTTGGTCCTCTTAATTTGGACGCGTAGGATCTATTCTTTGCCCTTTCTTTCACATCTCGTAATACTAGTGTCCATCATTGAGTGGGTGACTACGTATAGTCGTATTTTTGGTGGGAATATGTCAACTACCAATGGGGGAGAGGAAATGTTTAAAGATTGTCTACGAGAGCAAGTCAAGTATCATAAATGGGAAAAAGAAAGATAATAAGGGAccgcccggtgcactaagctcccgttatgTGTGGGGTCAGGGAAAGACCATGACGACAAGGGTTTATTGTACGCAatcttaccctacatttctgtaAGAGATTGTTATCAcgacttgaacccgtgaccttcGGGTCACATGAAGCAACTTTACTAATTATGCCAAGGCTCCCTCTCAAAGAAAATTATTGTACTGAAGATGACGAGCCTATAGCTAGACAATATTTTTTTCCTAACTAAAAAGGCAACCCGATGTACGAAGCATTCCATGTATACGCAAGGTTAGAACCAGAGTTGCACCCGAAAGGATATGATGTAGGTGACCTACCCTAACCTAAGCGTTAGTAGCTGATTCTATGGCTCAAACACGTGATCAATAGatcatataaaaacaactttACCGTTACTACTCAATGTTCCCCCTTCTTCTTCCGAACTCCTTTTTTTCCCTTATAGAAGAGTAGAAGACAACTAGCATGTGTTTTTGGTCAGGTTACATTTGAAAGGAAgacaaaaaaaattacaattattTGATGCATGTAATTCAAAGGAATTAACCCTCAAGAAGttattaagcaaaagaaaaacaagCACAAGGGAAGGCTTAATAAATGCTTACTTATCATCAGAGGCGGAACCAGGATTTCAGGCTTATGGGTTCGGGATTGTAATCGTTttaaattattgagttttaaattaataatttatatatattcaatagatttttaagacaaatatagaATTTGAACCAAAACTACAAGGTTCGGCCAAACCCCCTCCCAACACTTTAGCTCTGCCCCTGCTTATCATTAGATTTCAATAAGGAGTTCCACTAATTTTAACACTTATTTAGCATAGGGCATATCAAAACTCTTGGTCGTAaggtcaaaaaagaaaaagagagaagaatatatTTACACTaacaatgtatatatatctttggaatcttggagcaacggtaaagttgtctcctcGTGAACTATAAGTCACGGGTTCGAGACGTGCAAACAGCCACTAATGTTTGTATTAGAGTAAGTTATCTACATCACACCTTTTAGGAtacggcccttccccggaccctaaGTAAATATAAGATATTTTGTGCACCAGACTGCCTTGTAATGTATATACGATTTGATCCTAACACAAAATAATGACATACGTAGTAAGCAAATACGGCAAATTGTAGTAATTTTTGCCAACAGCATTGACTTTACTTGCATGGATTTCCCACAAATAAAAGGCAAATAAACCAAAAAAGAGAATTAAAAATAAACTAcaacaacaaattaattaaatGGTCTAAGATAGAATGATCTAGCTAGAGACAACTAGTCAGTATTTTATTTCCCTCATGTTAATATTGTTACACTGCCACGCACAATTAGATCATCAAACTAaagtttttatttatattttctccCAAATAGGATGAAATTGAACTTTAATTGGCACAACATCATAGCGAAGTAAACTGATCACTGTTTTGTTTTTTTGCAACAATGACAAATATTATTTCATTCACTGTAAAACTGGAAATTCACATCACAACATTATTGCAAACATATGCATTAAAAAGTACGTATTTTAATGATCATGTGATCATATATTAGAGTACAAATAACACTTCTTAGCAGAAAGTCCTGTAGTTGTAAGAAGAGCAGAAAACCCagtgtattcattgtcttttttggCTAGACATATCTTGGCAATATTTTTGGAGAGTTCACTTTGGTTCAACTTTGGTTGAGCTGCATATTCTTCTATTGCCATCCACTGCAAATAGATCAATAAAAGGGGTTATTTTTGACATACCTGAGCTTCCTCATTGTGAAGTATAACTGAAATGGAGTGGTTATTTTTGACATACCTGAGCTTCTTCAATCTCAGCATTTTGCTTGTGGATAGTAAAATTAAGGGGTTTTAGCATGCATATGAAGAATAAATCTGACTTTCCAAAGAATGATTTGTGACTTTGTCTGTAGTgaacaaaaattcaaaagtttcaGCTTTTGAATTATTTTAGAACAAGATTAATTAGGATATATAATCAATGTATGTTGCTCGGACTTTTTAAATATATCGTCGAGTGCGTgttggatcctccaaaagtagtacATTTTGGAGAACTCGGCACAAATGTGACAACAATTTTGAAGAGTTCGAATAACATAGTTATCAATCATGTGTTGTCGAAAACTTATTCCCGCCCGGAAAAATGtgtttgtaattattactttctATACCTTAGTttttcttatgaatattatttttgctttctacactttatattttattttgtttttcttgttaaaattttccaattttttcgaTGGCCAAAAGGATGAAAATCGTTCTTACCTGAAGGTGAGGATTTCAATAAAGTCTGTCTCAatctaaaaagaagaagaagaaaaagaaatatttgTGAGTTCACTTCTCTACGATTTATGGGAAATTAATTTgcctactttttcttttttttgttcatCAAATGATTTAGATGTACCAACTTACTCCTGTCTCTTCTTGTACTTCTCTAATGGCTGCCACGCATATATCCTCGCCCTATAAGTGAAAGAATTCCATAAATTATATTTACATAAGTATTATTAGCTAAATCATAATACTACAGAGTATTTTGTATATACAATAAACCACAAGATTAATTGCTCAAGTTTTTCAAAACCTATTGTTCTGATGATAACAAACATACCgactttgttttaaaaaaaaattaatcaaagaatatttgacTTGTGACCTTTACTAATTGTGGTAGGATGGATCTTTTACAAAATATTTGGCAAAAAGAAAACAATATGAGATATACTTCACTTCAAACTTTTAAGGAGATAAACATCGAGTGCAATAATTTTTTACGATTATTGATTATGAAACTTGAGAAAGCAAAttgttattaaaaatatgaaattctcCAAACATGCAGTCTTTTCCTTAAAAAAGTTTATTTTATTCTCCCAATTAGCAATTTATTTTCTCCTTCCAAAAGGCTGATTCCCTTAACCCACTCGCTTCtttcaggaaaaaaaaagagataaagttATTcctccaattatttctttttatttaaaaaataggcTGACTCTCTTAGGAATCCCCCTTTACATTTTGGAATATTGACAAatgacaataaaaaaaatataactacTAGTATAAGAGATGGAacgataatattttttatttgatagaaataaaagatacaaaTTGTTAACCTCTTCAACAACGCCGGTAGGCAGCTTCCAAATTCCAGTgctttttccagatttttctttAACTACTAACATCTGCCAAGTTGAATAAGTTAATCTTTAGTTTTAACTTCTTCAATGAGACATATGGAAATAACTACTCGCATAAATAATTTTTACACTAATAGTGTATGCTAGTATATCTCAATTATTATCATAAGTAATACTGTATGTCTTATTTTTCGATTATAAATTTTACTTTTTATGTGACAGTAACTTATAATATATTTTAAGTGACCTGATAATTTAAGATTACTTTTACGAAGTTAAACTCGTCATACTAACAATAATTCACAAGAAAAAGAACGTGTTATATGGACCTGTCCATTATTGTTGAGGACGAGAGCACCAATACCAACACGATGAGAAGCattagcaggtaaagtatgaggaGTTTCTGGAATCCAATAAACAAGCATCAAATATGTTGCTTCAGCGTGATGATACCAAAATCCCTCCTGCAATATAATTAGAGACACCACTTAATTCTTTATATGACTATATGAACTTAATTAAATCTAATGATACGTAATCTTTCTTCAGTTTAATGAGGACATGATCGTTGATAATAGAGTGTGAAGATCGAGAATTAAGATTGTAGGTTAGTAGGTAATCGCATGTTTTTCTTCTCCATATATACCTGTAATATTAGTATTATGCCCATTTTCTTATTCTTAGATTTATATTACTACTTGTAATTGTTTGCTTCGATTATTCATTTTTCTTGCTATTTTTAGTGCTTCTTTTCCATGGCTTCTCAATTACCGTATTTATCTTTAATTACTTGAGTCGCACTACCCTTTATCTTCTCATACCTtactagtgggatttcactggatatgttgttattgttgtaattaTAAGTCTATATTATagtgaagtgtgtgtgtgtgtatatatgtgtTAGTGggagtatatatgtatattttaccttAACTGCTGCTTCAACAAGATGAGCAAGTTCTATAGGCAACTTGATCCATACACCCTTCTTTCCCTGAACAAATGAAGAGAACAAAAAGATAATGTATTACCTATGAtctttctttttctaattttaaattccttaagagACAAACATTTATCATAAGTATATAAACTAAAGAAGATCTATCTTATAATTAACAGCGTTTACTCCAATGAAAATCTACTAAATGAGTAAATATAACATACCTTTTGCCTCCAATAGGATATGGAAGCCACCAGCATAGtatgaaatttatgagaatccATAGGCTCTTCCTTCTTCATGTTAACAGTTACTCCTCCATAATTATCTTCAGTTGCCTCAAATATTTCCATTTGTTTTTCGTTAATCTGAGAAGTTggaagaataaaaaaatattgaatATATGTTGgaagaaatttgaaatttcaaagagtAATTAAACTTTTTTAGCTAAGTATGTGCAACGCATTATATTAGCCACGTCTTTAGTTAAAGGTACAGCAAGAACAACGGAAAATGACAAATTTATTATTAggttttttgtttttactttttcgAATGATAGCTACTCAATTTCTAAAACAAGACTATTTCATATATATAGaaatttgaattattttaaacttaaaaacgTGAATGCATGTAGGTTTTTATTCAAAAAGCGCTGAAGTAATCGACACAAATGATGTAAAATACAAACTTTACATTGTCACTGTAATTCAACTTTTAATAGcaagttatatattttatttttcacgtTATCAAATTGTGTTTGTTATAATCAGTTACCTCAGGTAACTTAACATGATGGCgcaaaaatataatatattgtTAGTGCACAAAATTTAAACTCTTACGATAATAATATATGCATGCTAGCTAAGATAACTCAAATTTGAAGAATTTTATATATCAATAATAGAACTAATAGCAATAATTAACTTTTTGGAACCTCGACTATAAACATgaaaaaacttttcaaaaaacaaataCTGTGCATAGAATTTTCAACATAACCTGGTGTTACCAAAGTGTGAGGTTTTGAGTCTAACAATACTTTACAAGTGAAATGAATGAAGAAAACTTTGCTATGAATTACCCTTTTTATACAAGGGTTGTAGCATCATTAAGCTGACGATATACAGCTGCTGTATCATCATATGGTACCAGGAAATTGAGCCAAAATTTACATGGAATGTTTTCACATTGTAGCTAGGAATCGATCTGCTTTTGTGCATTGTCAGGTCTGTACTAATTAATCAGTATTTAATGTAAGAAGCAGAATCAGTATTTCAACTTTATGGGGTTTGAATTTTAAGATAATGAATTCAAGTACTAATAGCGGAGGTGCTAAATTTAATATtaagttttttttaatataaataaattatttgtacAAAAACTGTTAGGTTCGGTCCAACCTGTTAACAACTTCTAGTTCTGCCTTTATTTAATGCGATGTCACATGGACAGGGTTTAGGGTGAAACTCGGTAGTTGCTACTCATACACATACCTAGCAACCTGCAAACAGCAAagcaccaaattccatcgaccgCGTATTGATTAGTGCAACCCTACCCCAAGCTAATGACCGAGTCTTACGTTCACTGTCATGTTATTAATACTTTAAGtctggaaaaagaaagaaaaacaaaacgtTAAGTTATTAAGAAGTTAGTTTTATGTAACGTTCCTAACGGAGGACGGACCAACTAGGACGTATTAAAGAGAAGGACTAACAGACTTTTAGAATAGCAAACTTTGAAAGAAAGGGTACACATAACACATTTGGCGAATAATTTCACACCGCAAATGAGTTTACATAGTACACTTTTGGCGATTTTTTTGGCTCAATATGGCGTAGCCCAAGAGATAAACTAGTAAAGTTCAGCGGGCTAAAATAATGGACAATACGTGTCATGAGTTTGGGCTTGTAACATAGCATGTATATTAGTAACTTGTTTAATATGAGATTCTTAATTTGTATTTTTTGCTTGGGAAActaccagctatgtccatttataagtatcTCATTACCAAAATTGATcgattcataaaatattactaatattagccaattatctatttgtagcaaaaaaaaaaaggtcaattgtttgctttcttttgagtgagtgttattagaatagattgggtacatcttaagtaacttgaatctcagttttgggatgatttggtgaagttttgaggtggtttagaAGTAAAAACcgaacatgaaaaaaatgatatatgtatcacactgtgtatcatttgtgtatcacatatgtatcatatttgtatcaattgtgtatcacatgtatacgtgtgtgtgagatacatgcgtgatacatgtgtcgcagaagaattttttaaacttgatttaattacgaattttgatacgaaaccagtccaaatcacctccaatcttcctcaaattttatatattgacttatctatatgtttttaatgaatttcaactatatccattgaaaaagttcctttttcgcttagatttttggaataaaccgcattcatgaaattttctttccgtcttgcatctaatgttggcTAATCAcgtttaaaaatatagaaggagatttttgcatgtgattctttgagagaaagaaccttatttatttatttttttaatttttatatgtgcttgacTAGTTTTGATAAGTGTATGACTAATGGCTAGAGGTTAgtaagttgagacttatttgggacatttgtgtaagtttccctTTGCTTCTTTTGTTAAATTATTTGATTCGATCTTTAGGGAAAAATCACAAGTTCGTTGAATAAacgaaggaaaaagaaaaactcaaAGCAACGCACTCTTGCCCAATTGATCAGTTGCACTTAATTACCTAGCAGTGATCTTTTAACTTGTTAATTTCCTATATTATTAGTCGGCCAAGCTTTTTCAATTCTAGAATCACATGCATTTGTTTCAAATAAAGTGATTTTTTTCAAAGTTTGAAGGGTTTTGCCaagtttttggaagaaaaaaaagtgtttttgaggagaaagaaaaaattaatttttctccaaaagcgtttttttgaaaagtacttttgagaaaaatacacttaaaaataatttttaaaagtttggtcaaacactaattactgctca
Proteins encoded in this window:
- the LOC107786910 gene encoding nudix hydrolase 2-like, with amino-acid sequence MEIFEATEDNYGGVTVNMKKEEPMDSHKFHTMLVASISYWRQKGKKGVWIKLPIELAHLVEAAVKEGFWYHHAEATYLMLVYWIPETPHTLPANASHRVGIGALVLNNNGQMLVVKEKSGKSTGIWKLPTGVVEEGEDICVAAIREVQEETGIETDFIEILTFRQSHKSFFGKSDLFFICMLKPLNFTIHKQNAEIEEAQWMAIEEYAAQPKLNQSELSKNIAKICLAKKDNEYTGFSALLTTTGLSAKKCYLYSNI